A genome region from Microbacterium terricola includes the following:
- a CDS encoding family 43 glycosylhydrolase — translation MTLSPRTTITPGQVWLDTAGERIHAHGGSVIAVGDRFYWYGENKEFSTPGSGIWHWGVRAYSSTDLCNWQDEGVIIPPDEDDEESPLHPAQLLDRPHIVYNAETRKYVCWVKVMTKGSIQRSTVLVADDILGPYEIVRTWLRPLDMSAGDFDLVVDPHDGKGYYYFERVHSEMICADLTTDYTGVTGYYSTHFPQPQPPFVREAPAYFARDRKHYLLTSGTTGYYPNPSEAAVAHSYHGPFTVLGDLHPSDSSRTSFHSQISSVFRHPGKKDLYIAIADRWLPSYLAHGERAHQAFVEHFAPGRDGDEPMEEFAEVNTSLADYVWLPISFDGDRPVIAWRDEWSPDEFEDA, via the coding sequence GTGACCCTCTCTCCCCGCACCACGATCACGCCCGGCCAGGTCTGGCTCGACACCGCAGGCGAGCGCATCCACGCCCACGGGGGCTCGGTCATCGCCGTCGGCGACCGCTTCTACTGGTACGGCGAGAACAAGGAGTTCTCCACGCCCGGCAGCGGGATCTGGCACTGGGGCGTGCGCGCGTACTCGTCGACCGATCTGTGCAACTGGCAGGACGAGGGCGTCATCATCCCGCCCGACGAGGACGACGAGGAATCCCCGCTGCACCCGGCCCAGCTGCTCGACCGGCCGCACATCGTCTACAACGCCGAGACGCGGAAGTACGTGTGCTGGGTGAAGGTCATGACCAAGGGCTCGATCCAGCGCTCCACCGTGCTCGTCGCCGACGACATCCTCGGTCCGTACGAGATCGTGCGCACCTGGCTGCGCCCGCTCGACATGAGCGCGGGCGACTTCGACCTGGTGGTCGACCCGCACGACGGCAAGGGGTACTACTACTTCGAGCGGGTGCACTCCGAGATGATCTGCGCCGACTTGACCACGGACTACACCGGCGTCACCGGCTACTACTCGACGCACTTCCCGCAGCCGCAGCCGCCGTTCGTACGCGAGGCGCCGGCGTATTTCGCGCGCGACCGCAAGCACTACCTGCTCACCTCGGGGACCACCGGCTACTACCCGAACCCGTCGGAAGCGGCCGTCGCTCACTCGTACCACGGGCCGTTCACGGTGCTCGGAGACCTGCACCCGAGCGACTCGTCGCGCACGTCGTTCCACTCGCAGATCTCGTCGGTGTTCCGACACCCCGGCAAGAAGGACCTCTACATCGCGATCGCCGACCGCTGGCTGCCGTCGTACCTCGCGCACGGCGAGCGGGCCCACCAGGCGTTCGTGGAGCACTTCGCGCCGGGGCGCGACGGCGATGAGCCGATGGAGGAGTTCGCCGAGGTGAACACCTCGCTCGCCGACTACGTATGGCTGCCGATCTCGTTCGACGGCGACCGGCCCGTCATCGCCTGGCGGGACGAGTGGAGCCCCGACGAGTTCGAGGACGCGTAG